A window of Hevea brasiliensis isolate MT/VB/25A 57/8 chromosome 14, ASM3005281v1, whole genome shotgun sequence contains these coding sequences:
- the LOC110650978 gene encoding putative disease resistance protein RGA3 has translation MADAILSRIVVEIIKKLGSRVLQETRLWWGVKEELEKLRRTVSTIQAVLLDAEQQYWQKHQIKDWVDSLKDAFYDADDLLDEFSTDVLVKRMMTGNKMVKEVRLFFSSSNPFVYGLKMAHKIGKVRSKLDETVANRKFHLDEIAAPMVEEREQTHSSLPLVVVGREDDKKKIIDFLLSSSYGENVSIISIVGVGGLGKTTLAQLAYNDVRVKSYFEFKMWVCISENFDVKIVVEKILESLDGEKPKNLELNTLKDLLWEKINEKKYLLVLDDLWNEDSKKWFDLKDLLARGACGSKIIVTTRLENVAKMIRSDETSKLQGLCDAKSWLLFKKMAFKQEQVTSAKHEIIGREIVTKCVGVPLAIRAIGSLLYYKNAINEWESFKEKEFLYLNEGEINIMKTLRLSYDHLPSHLKCCFAYCRLFPKGSKIKIEYLVNLWMAQGLIELSDSKQSFKDVGLKYFKDLLWRSFFQDVEEDILGNLRSCRMHDLMYDLILQVAREGITLLNSDAELVKEGTRHVSIGFKVESWQKIASCLPIVTKVRTFTSFNWSKMYDIKEVECHDIFSKLSRVRLLNLCDLGIEKVPHSIDKLKHVRFLDLSDNKGIEFLPDSIIKLQNLQILRLVNCERLKQLPKHIKKLVNLQRLFLEGCVSLTHMPHGIGQLTSIEDLSLFMVDKDNGVSKHGGALSELSNLNNLRDVLRIMNLRYVKNPASEFKAANLKEKQHLQALTLSWKLGDPYDNNSDSGPDDVENDEEMSLEELRPHLNLKWLLVYGCGRLMFPSWISSLTNLVELRIDNCKKCQHFPPLDQFPSLKSLAIENFTDLEYIESGINCDNALFFPSLERLWLLNCPNLKGWRRDTSTPQLLQFHCLDYLDIRSCPNLTSMPLIPSVQKLVLKNASKKSLEDILKMKISVSQSTSSCSSISHSQLKILNIENIEDLEVLPEELFTNPISLRQLYIRYCPRITKVSSALRHLTSLEHLVFLACEELDLSDSEDHSDMPWQYLRSLRVLHLINLNKLESVPKGLQHVPTLCRLLIKSCPNLISLPEWIGSLTALQAFGIHECPQLSERCKSKMGADWPKIAHIPNIYIEGRWIQVDGIYKL, from the coding sequence ATGGCAGATGCAATTCTGTCCCGCATTGTTGTGGAAATCATTAAGAAGCTGGGTTCTCGAGTTCTTCAAGAGACTAGGCTCTGGTGGGGTGTCAAAGAGGAGCTTGAGAAACTCAGGAGGACAGTTTCAACCATCCAAGCTGTGCTTCTTGATGCAGAGCAGCAGTACTGGCAGAAGCATCAAATCAAAGATTGGGTTGACTCGCTAAAAGATGCTTTTTACGATGCTGATGACTTGCTAGATGAGTTCTCCACAGATGTTTTAGTGAAGCGGATGATGACTGGCAATAAAATGGTGAAGGAGGTACGCCTCTTCTTTTCAAGCTCAAACCCATTTGTTTATGGTCTTAAAATGGCTCATAAGATTGGAAAAGTTAGAAGTAAATTAGATGAGACTGTTGCAAATAGGAAGTTTCACTTAGATGAGATCGCAGCTCCTATGGTTGAGGAAAGAGAGCAAACTCACTCATCTTTGCCTCTTGTAGTTGTTGGTAGAGAAGATGATAAGAAGAAAATCATTGATTTTCTTCTGTCTTCTAGTTATGGGGAGAATGTGTCAATCATTTCCATTGTTGGTGTTGGAGGATTAGGAAAGACAACACTTGCTCAACTTGCATACAATGATGTGAGGGTGAAATCATATTTTGAGTTCAAAATGTGGGTGTGCATTTCTGAAAATTTTGATGTAAAAATAGTTGTTGAAAAGATTTTGGAGTCTCTTGATGGTGAGAAGCCTAAAAATCTTGAATTGAATACCTTGAAAGATCTACTTTGGgagaaaattaatgaaaaaaaatatttgctTGTTTTGGATGATTTATGGAATGAGGATTCCAAAAAATGGTTTGACTTGAAAGATTTGTTAGCCAGAGGTGCATGTGGAAGTAAAATAATAGTGACTACGCGTCTTGAAAATGTTGCAAAGATGATAAGATCAGATGAAACAAGTAAATTACAAGGCCTATGTGATGCTAAGTCATGGTTGTTGTTTAAAAAAATGGCTTTCAAGCAAGAGCAAGTAACAAGCGCAAAGCATGAGATAATTGGAAGAGAAATTGTGACAAAATGTGTTGGAGTCCCTTTAGCCATTCGAGCAATAGGAAGTTTATTGTATTATAAAAATGCAATAAATGAGTGGGAATCGTTCAAAGAAAAAGAGTTTTTATATTTGAATGAAGGGGAGATTAATATTATGAAAACTCTTAGGTTGAGTTATGATCATCTCCCTTCTCATTTAAAGTGTTGTTTTGCCTATTGTAGATTATTTCCAAAAGgttcaaaaattaaaatagaatatTTGGTGAATCTTTGGATGGCACAAGGATTGATTGAATTATCAGATTCAAAACAAAGTTTCAAAGATGTAGGCCTAAAATATTTCAAAGATCTTTTATGGAGGTCTTTCTTTCAAGACGTAGAAGAAGATATATTGGGTAATTTAAGGAGTTGTAGAATGCATGATTTGATGTATGATCTTATTTTGCAAGTAGCTAGAGAGGGTATCACTTTATTAAATTCGGATGCAGAACTTGTTAAAGAAGGAACTCGACATGTTTCAATTGGTTTTAAAGTTGAGTCATGGCAAAAAATTGCAAGTTGCTTACCTATTGTGACAAAGGTGCGAACATTTACATCATTCAATTGGTCAAAAATGTATGATATTAAAGAAGTAGAATGTCATGACATTTTTTCCAAATTAAGTCGAGTAAGGTTATTGAATTTATGTGATTTGGGGATTGAGAAAGTGCCACATTCCATTGATAAATTAAAGCACGTAAGATTTCTCGATCTTTCTGATAATAAAGGCATTGAGTTCCTTCCTGATTCCATAATTAAACTTCAAAACTTGCAAATTCTACGCCTAGTCAACTGTGAAAGGCTTAAACAGTTGCCAAAGCATATCAAAAAGTTGGTCAATCTCCAGCGACTTTTCCTTGAGGGATGTGTTAGTTTGACTCATATGCCACATGGGATTGGTCAACTGACTTCTATTGAGGATTTATCActattcatggtagacaaagataACGGTGTCTCCAAACATGGCGGTGCCCTTAGTGAATTGAGTAACTTGAACAATCTGAGAGATGTGCTTCGAATCATGAATCTACGGTATGTGAAAAATCCAGCATCTGAATTTAAGGCAGCCAATTTGAAAGAGAAGCAACACCTTCAAGCCTTGACATTATCATGGAAATTGGGCGATCCCTATGATAATAATAGTGATAGTGGTCCAGATGATGTTGAAAATGATGAAGAAATGTCATTAGAAGAGCTGCGGCCACACCTTAATCTAAAATGGTTGCTTGTGTATGGGTGTGGAAGACTCATGTTTCCAAGCTGGATTTCCTCCCTCACTAATTTGGTGGAACTTCGAATTGATAACTGCAAAAAATGCCAGCATTTTCCACCGTTGGATCAGTTCCCTTCACTTAAAAGTTTGGCGATTGAGAATTTCACTGATCTGGAGTACATAGAGAGTGGGATTAATTGCGACAATGCATTATTCTTCCCTTCCTTAGAGAGACTCTGGCTCTTAAATTGCCCAAATCTGAAGGGATGGAGGAGGGATACATCCACGCCTCAGTTGCTACAATTTCACTGTCTTGATTATTTGGATATCAGGTCTTGCCCTAACCTCACTTCAATGCCTCTCATTCCATCTGTCCAAAAATTGGTGTTGAAAAATGCTAGCAAGAAGTCATTGGAGGACATACTGAAGATGAAGATTTCGGTGTCACAATCTACCTCTTCTTGTTCTTCGATTTCCCATTCTCAATTGAAAATTCTGAATATCGAGAATATTGAGGATCTAGAAGTTCTGCCAGAGGAGTTGTTCACAAATCCCATATCACTCCGACAACTTTATATTCGTTATTGTCCACGAATAACAAAGGTGTCTTCTGCTTTGCGGCATCTAACCTCCCTTGAGCATCTTGTCTTCTTGGCTTGTGAGGAGCTTGATTTATCTGATTCAGAGGATCATAGTGATATGCCGTGGCAGTACCTTAGAAGCCTCCGGGTGCTTCATTTGATAAATTTGAACAAATTGGAGTCCGTCCCAAAGGGACTTCAACATGTTCCCACTCTGTGCAGACTCCTAATCAAAAGTTGTCCTAATTTGATATCTTTACCGGAGTGGATAGGAAGCCTTACCGCATTACAAGCTTTTGGGATTCATGAATGTCCTCAACTGTCAGAAAGATGCAAAAGCAAAATGGGTGCTGATTGGCCCAAGATTGCTCACATACCAAATATTTATATTGAGGGAAGATGGATTCAAGTGGATGGCATATACAAGCTATAA